In Eublepharis macularius isolate TG4126 chromosome 4, MPM_Emac_v1.0, whole genome shotgun sequence, the following are encoded in one genomic region:
- the LOC129329133 gene encoding zinc finger protein 883-like gives MESGQEPSSQAVALAEGFLQSQAGNVEQEEQGPSEAIEEVLAVPWQRFLFWEVKQEGNGGATLLGTGRTPGGHSGLSLQCDGTDMPSVRPDQVTFEDVSVDFSEEEWALLDPGQRALHREVMEENYMNLASLGFLVPKPDFTSWLEEEEEPVQAAKEGQRLAEWESKRPEEQRKKTETNQKGRKEYTVPEGAEFTPIQEDNYKGNKWINISHAAKSLTGKSNDTTEQRMQNEEKRWKSSEYRSGNNKTLVFPERLQSEKKFHRCSECGKSFRKKGNLVVHQRLHTGEKPYKCTDCGKSFTRYTGLVSHESIHTGEKPYKCTDCGKSFNHFSSLAYHQRIHTGEKPYTCSECGKSFSHSSTLASHQRIHTGEKPYKCSECGKTFRNHSNLTSHHTFHIGEKPYACSDCGKRFSDSSALATHQRIHTGEKPFTCSECGKSFSHPSSLISHQRIHTGEKPYKCPECGKSFTVCSSLASHRRIHTGEKPYKCTDCGNSFTHSSSLASHQRIHTGEKPYKCSECGKSFTYSSGLSSHQRIHTGEKPYKCSECGKSFSHYSGLAYHERIHTGVKLYQCSECGRSFSHSSRLTSHQRIHTGEKPYTCSECGKSFRHSSRLTSHQRIHTGEKPYTCSECGKSFSHRSGLAYHHRSHTRETVSVLHL, from the exons ATGGAGAGCGGACAGGAGCCCAGTTCtcaggcggtggccctggcagaaggcttcctccagAGCCAGGCGGGGAACGTGGAGCAGGAAGAGCAG GGACCATCAGAAGCAATAGAGGAGGTTTTGGCAGTGCCTTGGCAGAGATTCCTCTTCTGGGAAGTCAAGCAAGAGGGCAATGGAGGTGCTACTTTACTGG GCACCGGAAGAACGCCAGGTGGACATTCTGGGCTTTCCCTTCAGTGTGATGGAACGGACATGCCCTCTGTGAGGCCAGATCAG GTGACCTTTGAGGACGTGTCTGTGGATTTCTCGGAGGAGGAGTGGGCCctgctggatccaggccaaagggctctgcacagggaagtcatggaggagaatTACATGAACCTGGCCTCTCTTG GATTTCTGGTTCCCAAGCCGGACTTCACCTCCTggctggaagaagaggaagagccaGTACAAGCTGCCAAGGAAGGGCAGAGATTGGCAG AGTGGGAGTCCAAGAGACcagaagagcagagaaagaaaactGAAACAAACCAGAAGGGGAGGAAAGAATATACTGTTCCTGAAGGTGCTGAGTTCACTCCAATACAGGAAGATAATTACAAAGGAAATAAGTGGATTAACATATCTCATGCAGCAAAAAGCTTAACTGGCAAATCAAATGATACCACAGAACAGAGAATGCAAAATGAAGAGAAACGGTGGAAGTCATCAGAGTATAGGTCAGGAAACAACAAAACGCTTGTTTTCCCTGAAAGACTGCAGTCAGAGAAGAAATTTCACAGATGTTCagaatgtgggaaaagtttcagaaaGAAGGGCAACCTTGTTGTACATCAGAGACTGCACACtggagaaaaaccatataaatgcactgactgtggaaagagtttcactCGCTACACAGGTCTCGTTTCCCATGAAagtattcacacaggggagaaaccatacaaatgcactgactgtggaaagagtttcaatCACTTTTCGAGCCTTGCTtatcatcaaagaattcatacaggggagaaaccatacacatgttctgagtgtggaaagagcttcagtcacaGCTCAACCCTtgcctcccatcaaagaatccacacgggagagaaaccatataaatgctctgaGTGCGGAAAGACGTTCAGGAATCACTCAAACCTTACTTCTCATCACACATTCCACATAGGGGAAAAACCATATGCATGTTCTGACTGTGGGAAGAGGTTTAGTGACAGCTCAGCCCTTGCtactcatcaaagaattcacacaggggagaaaccatttacaTGCtccgagtgtggaaagagcttcagtcacccttcaagtcttatttcccatcaaagaattcatacaggggagaaaccgtataaatgtccagagtgtggaaagagcttcacagtttgctcatctcttgcttcccatcgaagaatccacacaggtgaaaaaccatataaatgcacggACTGTGGAAACAGTTTCACTCACTCCTCAAGCCttgcttctcatcaaagaattcacacaggggagaagccatataaatgctctgagtgtggaaagagcttcacttACAGCTCGGGCCtttcttctcatcaaagaatccatacaggggagaaaccatataaatgctcggaatgtgggaagagcttcagtcaCTACTCAGGGCTTGCTTATCATGAAAGGATCCATACAGGGGTGAAACTGTatcaatgctcagagtgtggaaggAGCTTCAGTCACAGCTCAAGActcacttcccatcaaagaatccacacaggagagaaaccatatacatgctcagagtgtggaaagagcttcagacaCAGCTCAAGACTgacttctcatcaaagaatccacacaggagaaaaaccatatacatgctcagagtgtggaaagagcttcagtcatCGTTCAGGCCTTGCTTACCATCACAGAAGCCACACAAGAGAAACTGTATCAGTCCTCCATTTGTAA
- the LOC129329121 gene encoding zinc finger protein 665-like yields MESWARESKPEAGSQVVALAKGVLRGQEFLEGAKEAPAVPWQRWPYWEAKQEADGGAPSPGTRRMSGGYCGLSFQCDGTDMPSVQPDQVLVTFEDVSVDFSEEEWALLDPGQRALHREVTEENYENLISLAFLVPKPDFTSWLEKEEEPIQAATEGQRLAERETKRTGEEQRRKTEATGKGEKESTVTEGVEFTPIQEENQKGKKRINISSGAKSLTGTSNHTMEQRMQNEEKEWKWSEYRMGNNKMLVVHKKLHWEKKIHKCSECAKSFRKKGNLIAHQRLHTGEKPYKCTNCGKSFSRYSGLASHERIHTGEKPYKCTECGKSFSHFSSLAYHQRIHTGEKPYTCSECGKSFSHGSALTSHQRIHTGEKPYKCSECEKCFSHHSSLVSHQRIHTRETPYKCSDCGKSFSHSTSFAYHRRTHIVEKSYKCSECGKRFRNCSYLTYHTVHMGGKQYKCTKCRNAFNPSSLISHQKIHSREKPYNCPECGKSFTVCSSLASHQRIHTGEKPYKCTECGNRFTHPSSLASHQRIHTGEKPYKCLECGKCFTYSSGLSSHQRVHTREKPYKCSECGKSFGHCSGLSYHQRIHKGVKPYKCSECGKCFGHSGNLTSHQKIHTGVKPYKCFECGKNFSHSSGLSSHQRIHTGEKPYKCSECGKSFSHSSGLAYHQIIHTEEKIYNCSECGKSFSHSSGLASHQRIHTDEKPYTCSECGKSFRHRSRLTSHQRIHTGEKPYTCSVCGKSFSHTTGLLSHQRAHTGEKPYKCPECGKSFSHRSGLAYHHRNHTRELVSVPQL; encoded by the exons ATGGAGAGCTGGGCCAGGGAATCCAAGCCAGAGGCCGGTTCCCAGGTGGTGGCCCTAGCCAAAGGCGTCCTCCGCGGCCAG GAGTTTTTGGAAGGAGCAAAGGAGGCTCCAGCAGTGCCTTGGCAGAGATGGCCGTATTGGGAGGCCAAGCAGGAGGCCGATGGAGGGGCCCCTTCGCCAG GCACCAGAAGAATGTCAGGTGGATATTGTGGGCTTTCCTTTCAGTGTGATGGAACGGACATGCCCTCTGTGCAGCCAGATCAG GTTCTGGTGACCTTTGAGGATGTGTCTGTGGATTTCTCGGAGGAGGAGTGGGCGCTGCTGGATCCGGGCCAAAGGGCTCTGCACAGGGAAGTCACGGAGGAGAATTATGAGAATCTGATCTCTCTCG CATTTCTGGTTCCCAAGCCGGACTTCACCTCATGGCTGGAAAAAGAGGAAGAGCCAATACAAGCCGCCACAGAAGGGCAGAGATTGGCAG AGCGGGAGACTAAAAGAACAGGAGAAGAGCAGAGAAGGAAAACGGAAgccacagggaagggggagaaagaatCCACTGTTACTGAAGGAGTTGAGTTCACTCCAATCCAAGAAGAGaatcagaaaggaaagaaaaggattaATATTTCATCTGGGGCAAAAAGCTTAACTGGCACATCAAACCACACCATGGAACAAAGAATGCAAAATGAGGAAAAAGAGTGGAAGTGGTCAGAGTATAGGATGGGAAACAACAAAATGCTTGTTGTCCATAAAAAATTGCATTGGGAGAAGAAAATTCACAAATGCTCAGAATGTGCGAAAAGTTTCAGAAAGAAGGGCAACCTTATTGCACACCAGAGACTGCACACtggagaaaaaccatataaatgcaccaactgtggaaagagtttcagtcgTTACTCAGGCCTTGCCTCCCatgaaagaattcatacaggggagaaaccatataaatgcactgagtgtggaaagagtttcagtcaCTTTTCAAGCCTTGCTtatcatcaaagaattcacacaggggagaaaccatacacatgctctgagtgtggaaagagcttcagtcatGGCTCAgcccttacttcccatcaaagaattcatacaggagagaaaccatataaatgctctgaGTGTGAAAAGTGTTTTAGTCACCATTCAAGCCttgtttcccatcaaagaattcacacaagggaaaccccatataaatgctcagactgtggaaagagtttcagtcaCAGTACGAGCTTTGCTTACCATCGAAGAACCCACATAGTGGAGAAATCATATAAATGCTCCGAATGTGGAAAGAGGTTCAGAAACTGTTCATATCTTACTTATCACACAGTCCACATGGGAGGGAAACAATATAAATGCACAAAGTGCAGAAATGCTTTCAACCCTTCAAgccttatttcccatcaaaaaattcactcaagggagaaaccatataattgtccagagtgtggaaagagcttcacagTCTGCTCGTCCCTGgcatcccatcaaagaatccacacaggagaaaaaccatataaatgtactGAATGTGGAAATCGATTCACACACCCTTCAAGCCttgcttctcatcaaagaattcacacaggagagaagccatataaatgcttggagtgcggCAAGTGCTTTACTTACAGCTCGGGCCTTTCTTCTCATCAAAGAGTCCATACaagggaaaaaccatataaatgctcagaatgtggaaagagctttggtcACTGCTCTGGCCTTTCTTATCATCAAAGGATCCATAAAGGAGTGAAACCGTACAAATGTTCTGAGTGTGGAAAGTGCTTTGGTCATAGCGGAaatcttacttcccatcaaaaaaTTCATACGGGCGTAAAGCCCTATAAATGCTTTGAGTGTGGTAAAAACTTCAGTCACAGCTCAggcctttcttcccaccaaagaattcatacaggggagaaaccatataagtgctcagaatgtggaaaaagcttcagtcacagttCGGGTCTTGCTTATCATCAAATAATCCATACAGAGGAGAAAATATATAACTGctcagagtgtgggaagagcttcagtcaCAGCTCCGGCCTTGCTTCCCATCAAAGGATCCATACAGatgagaaaccatatacatgctcagaatgtggaaagagcttcagacaTAGGTCAAgacttacttcccatcaaagaatccacacaggagagaaaccatatacatgctcagtgtgtggaaagagcttcagtcacaCCACAGGCCTTTTGTCCCATCAAAGAgcgcacacaggggaaaaaccgtaCAAGTgcccagagtgtggaaagagcttcagtcatCGTTCTGGCTTGGCTTACCATCACAGAAACCACACAAGAGAACTTGTATCAGTCCCTCAATTGTGA